The window CATATGGATCTCCGGTAGATGTCCAACCCATCAATGGATTTTCCCACCTGAATAAAACAAAGAAACCAAATGAGTAATGTACAAAATCATGAAACCGCTACCAACCATCAAAACCTCTGAGCCCTGTACTTGAGTTTCTGTAGCTAGTTTAATAAACTGATTTAACCACATATTTCTAAAACTTTTGCACCAAGCTTTTAACAAGAACAGCTAGGATGATTAATCCAAGGTGTTCATCATTTGACGATTTTAATCATTAAATAATAACTATTGAGTGAGCTCATACTCTTTTTAGTAAGTAATATGTGATATACCTAAAAGTTGTTCATCTTTCAATCGGATAGCTCAATATAGTCATCAATCGCACTATACACCTTAAAAAGCCTTATGTGCTTGTTAATTTAAATTGTCATTAAGGATTGTCTTTGTTATGATGTTCAAGTTTTAAACGCTAAAACTAGTTAGGAAGATAAAATAAGGCAATTGCTGAAGCATTACTTTTGCGTAGACAGaaaattaattttccatttcCCAACTTTTCCTGAGCCCTGTTGTGTTGCAGTTCGAGCAGGTGAATAGATAACTACCTGGAATACATAAACAGAAACAAGCAACACAAGATCAATAGCCTGATATTCCATAAAgacaaaatgaacaaaaataaaaatttcattattttgaaatttaggaACCATCAGATCGGATGTTCAAAGTTTCAGTTATCTAATAAATCAATCACTCTGCAAAGTTGTCTCGTATGACCCAAGAAAAGCACGCAGTTGATATTCTCATGGTCAAAAACCAGATGCGATTACTTAGATGATCGGAGTGCATATATCGAATGAAGGAAGCTAATTCcatttttaggataaaaaaacTCTAAATTCGGCAATGGCCGAATTTAGTCTTAATTAATAATTAGTGCTTGTTCCATATCATAACATAGAAACTGTAGTAGCATTAATGTGGTCGAGAATCACAAATTAATTGGCTCAATAGAAGTTTAAGTCCCGTAATTATCACTGATCTGATATGAATCTAAACGTCCAAAATTCTTGTCCAGATTTACCAAATTCAAATTTCCAATTCGCAATTTCAAAAGATTAATACATTAGAAACCCTAACACATCCATCAAAATTTTCAATCCCATTTCTCAAGCTAAAAGCAATAACATTATTTAATCAAACAAATGAGAAATGAATTACGGGAATACAAAAACGTAGAGGCGTACCCTTCGTCGAAGATGTTTCTCTGGGATTCCGGCGAGAAGGCCAACTTCACCAGGATTAACCTCCACCAAAGCGTCGGAAGACAGCCATCTCCTTGAGCATGCAAGAACCGATCGATTAGCTAGAGCGAGACTTCGAGCGGCCATTACTTGGTGTCCAAATAAGCTGATTTCTCCTAAAGAGAAGAAAATTGACGATCGGAGGTTGGAACCGTAAAACTATGGtcaatctttctttctttctttctttctgagAAAACTATTAAAATTTGTAAATAGTTGCCGCGAAAATACCAGAAGTTTCGCACTTTTACTGGTCGGCCCCACATAAACTTACTGAATCATACAGTATATAATAATCTCCCAGATAAATAATTTCAAATCTACTGGTATGAACACCCGTGCTATGCACGGGATTGGGATAAATTAtagtattttatattttaatagataatttttactaaattaaatttgattgtgaaaaaaatacaatattaaTTTGTATTgcatatttaaaattttaaatgataaaaatttaaataaaaattgaaagtattctgaaatcaaaatttattttcttgttttttcaattttagagaggtaaatatttttaatttaaacaattatatTCATACACTTGTAAAAAAAATGAACTAGAGTAATTtcattatatttaatataaaattattcctaTTTTACTAAACACTTCTTTGAAATCTACATTATGAGTATAATTACATGGTTTGTCTTCCTTGTCACTAATAAGAATTTTTAATCATGTTCTACTTTTAACTCTTGAAACTGCAACATACAGTTGCCCATGGCTGAAAACCGGACGTGGAAGATATAAGTCGATATGTGAAAGTGATTGTCCTTGACTTTTATTTATTGTCATCGCAAAACAAACCACTAAGGGATACTGTCTACGTTGGAATTTGAACGGTAATCTGATATCTGACGGTGTCAAAGAAAGTCGAGGAATGAACACTTTTTGTCCAATATTACAACCTGTAATTTGTTCGGCTTCAATAACATTTTTCCCCAATTGAGTCACCACTAATCGAGTTCCATTACACAATCCATTATTTTGATCTATATTTCGTAGTAACATCACAGGTACTCCAATCTTCAATATAAGCTTATGATTTGGCAAACCCGACGATTTGACACTATTCAAAAATTCAGGAGTGTAGATGTTATCATGGCTATCAGAATGATTATCAGCTTTGCAAATAGCATCTGAACTTAAATAGCAGACTTCTTCTCCTGGCTAAGATGACAACACATACTCATTCACTTTACTCACACTATCCAATGTTTGAGCAAGGATAGCACATTCTTGTAAATATGTTTGATCTCGTATGTTTTCTAACAAATATGGATATGTGATATCAACAATTGCTCCAATAGGATTTTCGCTATCTTTGATAAGTAGATCATCGGGTATATCAAATATAGCTTCCCCATCATTGTTCCCACCGACTGTTCCATCTCCAATGCTTAATATCCAATCAAAGAATCACCTCAGCTCATTCGAGTCGATGTTGGTAATTCCAATCTGAAACCTCATGTTCTTGGTTAACTTAAGCACCTTACAGTATCTTTATAGGTAAGAAGAGTTTAGAGATGATGTAACAATATCTTGTCTGCTTCCTTTGGGAATGACCGGTAAGATTTCTCTAAAATCTCCTCCAAAAACAACAATCTTCCCACCAAATGGCAAATTCATACTATTTTTGTTCTTGAATCTCATGATATCTCGCAATGTTCTGTCTAATGCTTCAAAACAATGTTTGTGAACCATCGGTGCTTCATCCCATATAATGAGTTGAGTTCTTATAATTAATTCAGCTAATGGACTTCCTTGTTTGATATTGTAGGTGGAATCTTCATTTACCACTAATGGAATACCAAACCTAGAATGAGCAGTTCTTCCACCAAGCATTAGAAGAGATGCTATTCCACTTGATGCTAATGTGAGCACAATTTCACCTTGTGATCTCAAAACAGATGACAAAGTTTTCCATATAAATGTCTTCCTAGTTCCTCCAAATCCATAAACAAAAAACATTCCGTCATCCTCATGTTTTACCACATCGATGATTGTTTGCAACACCCTTCTTTGGTCATCATTTAGTGATCTGATCAGCTTATCACTTTCCGCAGCCAATAACACTCTGTCATAGTTGAGTTCATCTTGAATTAGCATATTTCTTCCTTCATCTATAAGTGTTGTATCTGAAAATGGTAAAGTAGAAAACTCCTTTAAGCTTCTCCCGTTTCTATTCAAAAAATTTCTATTTCAGCTAGTACATAATTTTTCAATTGCTCTTCTGTCATTTGTAGATCTATCAATAGCCAAAAAAATCAATCAGAAAATGTAATTAGGAATTAACATTTATAAAATGTtgtaactaaataataataataattttattcacatgaaaaggaaaaaagaactTATGTtgtaactaaataataataataataccttGGTTGTTCAAAATATTTCGCTGCTTATATAGAATATCATCAGATAAAAGATGACATGTTTGATTCCAAACTATTTCTGGTCTTGTCATAGAGTAGGAGAACAACAATGTAGCAAACAATGTTCGGAGAAATTGCCCCGATCCCCAAAAAGATGCTTCTGTTATTGCGTTTACATACTCCTTGTCATCATCTAGTAACCCCAATGCAAAACATGCATCCTTGAAAGTTGGATACAATATACCATTCACAGTTTTGATATCATCATATTTAGTTGGACCCCGAACAATATTCAACAAAATCCTGAGATAGTATTCACCTGCCCCTGGATGAACATAAAATATTCTCCCTACACTCATCCCACGCTGCCTTGGACACCATTTCTTaatctttctttttattctcgAAGTGTCATCAATTTCTTCAACTTCTTTCCATACAAATTTCATTGGAAATTCAACATATGTCAATTCTTTTGCCTCTGGATACTGTTCATTTGCCTTCATCCATTGAAGAAACATAGTACCTACTTCACCTTCTCTTATAACTACATTATCAATAGGGTCATCATCACGAAATACAATGTTTTGCTCATCTGGAAGATGGAAACTGAGCCTTTCCACCGAAAGGTCACGATAATTAATCGGGAATGCAAATATTCTCCAACCTGCTTCACATGGTGAAATATATCTACAATCATACTACATTTTGACCTCATCCACTTTATCAGCACTAATACCATGTCCATCAGGTTGATAAAAAGTAGGAGTTATTCGATCATTGCCTTTGTTGATGTACTTGAACAAATATTTGATGGCCCTCTGCTGATTACACCATTCAACATTGATATGTGCATCATACTTCATTAACAATTGACGATTATAAGTCACAACAAATCTATTGTCAAGTAAGATTTTGTTTTTCTCAACAGTTTTCCCATTATTTCTTCTCATGTACTTTGGATATCCTTCTTCATCAATAATTGTCGCATAGGAAAGTGCTTTGAACATTTTCCATCATTCATGCATGGCAACTTTTTGTTAGTAGCACCACAGGGTCCATGAATCATGAAGTCTTTCATGGACTGATATAAATGAGGGGTTTCATCTTTATCTG of the Euphorbia lathyris chromosome 7, ddEupLath1.1, whole genome shotgun sequence genome contains:
- the LOC136200965 gene encoding NADH dehydrogenase [ubiquinone] iron-sulfur protein 4, mitochondrial-like isoform X3, translated to MAARSLALANRSVLACSRRWLSSDALVEVNPGEVGLLAGIPEKHLRRRVVIYSPARTATQQGSGKVGKWKINFLSTQKWENPLMGWTSTGDPYANVGEAGLSFDSAEAAKTFAEKHGWEYVVKKRHTPLLKVVFLLSRRLEMNAAVW
- the LOC136200965 gene encoding NADH dehydrogenase [ubiquinone] iron-sulfur protein 4, mitochondrial-like isoform X1 translates to MAARSLALANRSVLACSRRWLSSDALVEVNPGEVGLLAGIPEKHLRRRVVIYSPARTATQQGSGKVGKWKINFLSTQKWENPLMGWTSTGDPYANVGEAGLSFDSAEAAKTFAEKHGWEYVVKKRHTPLLKVVFLLSRRLEMNAAVCPSRMLRTSSGRAQQRVKKLIN
- the LOC136200965 gene encoding NADH dehydrogenase [ubiquinone] iron-sulfur protein 4, mitochondrial-like isoform X2 translates to MAARSLALANRSVLACSRRWLSSDALVEVNPGEVGLLAGIPEKHLRRRVVIYSPARTATQQGSGKVGKWKINFLSTQKWENPLMGWTSTGDPYANVGEAGLSFDSAEAAKTFAEKHGWEYVVKKRHTPLLKPKSYAENFKWKGPAKSEEAN